In Planococcus citri chromosome 4, ihPlaCitr1.1, whole genome shotgun sequence, the genomic window TGTTCATATTGAATAATTAGGTCAATTTCtaaacaaaacgctttttttgTAGAGTTCTTCGGAGGATGTTGATAGTACGGCCATGATATCTACTATTCCTGTTCCAACTATGGAATTGGAGAGACGTAAAATGGCAATCAAAGCCATTATCGCagaattttctggaaaatttgaaagaagaaTGTAAGCGTCGTGTtctaaattgattcatttcttcTTGGTGTTTGAATTCTAAAGCAATTTGGTGTTTTATTGCAGTATCTGGCGCGGACGTAATAGATCACCATGTCATCGTAGTTTGAGCACCCCTGGTTAATTTAAGCTGCGCTTAAAAGGTACATCTTTACTCAGTATGAAGTATCTCAACAACGAGTTTTTCATTCTCTCGAAACTGTTATCGAATTGTGATATAATAAGTATtcatattataaaaaaaatcattttttaaaacaactgcgtttgcgtaaaaaaataatatatttttcatttttcaataaaatattctaTCAATTGTGACTTTTTCTTCGTTATGGAACGAAAATTAATAGGAAAATAATcggtataaaaataataaattcatacGAATGACGAATAAATAACAAATTACATAATAAATAATGGATAAATGATGTAAGAATTCTACGAAAGAACGAATCAAGCGAACGGATTCAACCGTTTATCGTATCCATCGTCGTCTTGCTCTTCTTCGTCGCCGAAAAATGGATTCTTTTCTTCGTCATATTCGTCGAAAGGATTCGTACTTGTAGCAGGTTGAGTAGATTTATTCTCCACAGCACCCATCAGACTATCACCAGCGTACATATGGACAGGGGATTCTCTTAGAGGAGAAATATTTGCTTccaaagttgacatttttgatttATCTTCTTTATTAGTCTTGAATTCATCTTTAAATTCgcaagtaaaaaaatttatgaaatcagATAAGactaatagaaaaataaaaagaaggtGTAAAATGAAAACAGCTACTAACTTGTATTTTTATTCTCTTCAGCAGTATCTCTGGGAGCTCTTGAAATTGAGGGTTGTTCTGGTTTTGATCTGAGCATAGCTTTGAAAGGTTTTTGAAGCtctgaaaatcacaaaattaatAACACGTTGAATGCAATACGTGCAACGACCtcatcccccaaaaaatttgcCTTTTTCCTCCATCAGTAGTAAAATTATATAAAAGGGGCTTACGTCTAGTGAGTTCAGGATCAACAGTAACTTTACTGAAAATATTACGTCCGATATAATCGGCAATCAACGAAAAAGGATCCTCTGCTCTCTCCAGTTGACTATGGAATGTTTCGTGCAAATCTCTACCTTGTTCCTGAAACATTCAACGATAAATTTGAATAGGTGTTCAGATAATTGATTGTAGTGGCCTTGTGGTATTTTCTAAACGTACTTGAGACTTGATAACTCCGAGAATTTTCTGATTATTTGGTAAACACACAATGCATTCGTTTTCTCTATCCATATAAGTTTGAtaacaactgcaaaaaaaaaacattcacgaATAAATTGAATGATTTCAGCATCCTATCCTTAAAAATTTCACGTACTGTTGATGGAACGAATGTTGACAAAGAAAATGCACAGATGGTAACTCCAGACGACTCTTGCACATACTACAAAAAGCTCCTTGAAACAAAATCGAACTATTCTTGATCTTTTCAATATGCTCTCTCATATTTTGAGTCTCCACTTGGTACTTTTTGATGAGTGAGTCTTCTTCATCGATGACTTTGGACTCAGTTTTCAACACACTGAGGAAATAATTCTTAACGTCTCCGACGCTCAAGCTCTTAGATTTCGATACAATTTCGACTACTTGTAATGGTGCGAGTAAATGTTCTTTTTCTACAACGAAATCTCCGTTTTAAAATGGATTATTTGACACAACGAGTTAATTCACGACTTACCTATCACAGCGAGAATTTCACAAAGTATATCAGAAGGGAAAAATGAGTCGTTGGAGGCGGATCTCAACGCGGTAACCCATAACGATGGTTCTTGGTAGCCGAACCGTCGACAACAGCTGAGCACATCTTGGTAATTTCCGCTATTCAATTGATATCGAAGGATTTCTTTATACCTGCGGAGCAAAAATTAGAAACTGAATCCAAACTACgtgattgattttgaaaattttcaaatttcaacttactgtTTGTTTTcttctaataaaaataaaagcccTGCTTTGAAGTTACGTATCGTACACAACAACAGAGCTTGATTTTTATCGTAATTTATCTCAGGAGACTGCAACGTAGCCATGATTTTTTGTTCGTTGAGTAATTTCTCTGAGATATCCGTTGAACTGAACCATAAATGGAGATAGTGCTCGATCAGAGTGTTATACACCGAACTACTCCATTTGGAAGAAAACTAATACAACAATAAAAGTAATTAttagcatatttttcaaattaacttCTAAATACGCTATCCAAGACGTACCTGCGTGAgatattctaaaaattcaaccattttaTCAGAATGGTTtagaaataaatgaataaaatcttgCGGATTTGCTTGATGAGCAGTCTCTTGGTCATCCTATAATAAAATACACGAATTAGGTGGCAATAATTTTTATAGATAGGTCAAGATTCTATTTACTATACCTGATCAAGCAATAGAGTATCTGAAGGATAATAACAAGTGCataatttcttcagaaataaCGTAAAATCTGAAGGGATATGTTGAATCAACGTGTCGCCGAATTTCATAATCATTTCATAAGCCTAGAAAAAATAGAACAGTATTAAAACATCAAGAAAGACTCGTGTTCATTCTCACCAATTTGGCTATTACCTCAATGAATTCCAATTTGGCGATATACTGCAAAGCAGCAGAATAATTACGTTGATCTTCTAGCAGTATTTTAATGTACCATAAATGCAAACCGtgcttttctgccaaaatcaGAGCATCCTCGCTAGATGACTTTCGACATACAGAGATCGCTatattgatatcaaaatcgatATCTCTATCTTTGGTCTGAAAACAGACAATAAAGAATTATTTCATCGGAAACGTTTCGAATAATTTCTGCGAGCAAATGCTTACAAGAATGAACTCCTTTAATTTATGGATATCGTTCAATTTGGTATAACAATTCAACAACAAAGTGGTATGATCTCCGGTAGCAAGTCCTTGCTTATGTAAAGCTGATAAATATCTGATCAAGTTATCGATATGCTGAGAATCCAGAAACTGCGAACAGAATTTTCTATCAATGGACCGAAATGTCTCGATGATCATaggataaaaaattaatcaaacgtACTTTACGTATAACGTAAGATGGTTCAAGTTTACCAATGGTCTTGATATATTGATCCATGGCTCCGTTATGATCTCCTTTCGAATACAAGTGATCGCCATATTGACGAAATATCTCAGTTAGACTATCAGTGTCGTATTGCTGATTTTTAGCGATTCTGCAACACATGAAAGAGTATTAAAAAGAGTCCACTATGAGAATAAAATCAGCCGAACGTGAATTATTACCGAATGGAAACATCGTAAAGGTTCTTCTTAAACAACAAAGCTAATTTTGATTGTAGatctttttcttgaaaatggtgCAAATTATGATCTTTGGTAAGAATATAAAATGATCCCCATTCCGAAAACACAGCCACTATTTCTTTCAGAATCGAAGAGAACACGATGAATTTGTTTTGAATATCTAGAACGGTAATGGCGTATCGACCTTTCTCTGAGATTCCATTTTCGTTGCTGCGATAAAACAGATTTTACgaatgaaaaacaataattacaATGGAAAAACTCATTTATAAACAGAATAAGTATACCTGTTGGTAGAAGAAACGGTAACTGGGGATTGATTAGCATCTGTATTATCCTGAGCAAcgataattaaataatttcgaAACCACTGTAAGCATACTTTGATACCATCTACGGCATAACAAGGCCCTCTACCGTCCACCGAATAACAGTATATTgcctaaaatgaaaatatcgattaattttttttttaaaacaaactcaAAGTCTCAAAGATCACACATTTACATCATTTCGAGCCACCATAAAAGGGCAATCTATGGTAGAATCAGCTAAAACTGAACATTTCAACGAACATCCACAATTATCCAGTAGCACCtgtaaaaatcaaccaattaGTCATAATTATAGGCAagagaataaaatataaaacacaGCTAGTGATATTTTTACCTCTTCCTCTCGATCCTTAATCGTAATATTGTACTGAAGAACCGATTCTTCGGTGGAGACGAATAGATGAGAGTATTTACCAACACTTTTGAAAGCTAATCCGGTAATACGATCGTTTCCATTTCTGATCAATCTCTGCTTTACAGCTCTGTCTCTTATCAAGTTACCTAGAAATCAAATACGAGAATAAGTTTCGAACAAATACGAATCAATCACCAAAGTTGATCCGTTACCTCGAAATAAAATAATAGCGCCATTCGTGAATCCGACAGCCATAACGTGAGCCGAATCCGAAACACATAATGCAGAAGCTTTGACTTGCTTGCTAATCGAAGAACCTCTAAGATTCTTCAAACATACCGGATTTCCTTGACGATCTTGTTTTTCTAAATCCCATACCTTTATTAAAGGTTCATTTCCTTCTTCATCTTCCTAAAATACAATAAGCATTCGTCTCAAGAAACCTATACACATGAGTACATTCACTCTGAAACTTACCCCTATGGTAACTAAAATAGGCACAGATTTCGGTTGAGCAGCCAGATAAACACCGATCAAATACCCTTGGAATGTTGTCACTTGGAAACTACGATTCACCAGATGAATTACCCCTTCGCTATCGCAAATTGTCAGCGTACCGTGTCCTGCGCTAATAGCGGTGATGCTGGTGTTCTGAAAAACGCGCAGAATGAATAAGGTTGTTCTGACGGTAacgaaattgaacgaaaaatagGGCGTAACTTACTCCGAGAACTCGTTCGATGTTTCCATTGTCGACTTTCCTCTTCAGGTCGAAGAAGTTGAAACGTCTCCACTGCATAACAAAcgaattttagttgaaaattgtaCAAGGAAGATTCATTTCGAGTTAGACATGGATGAAATTATCACAGGAGAAGTGAAATTAATTCGTACTTACTTCGAGAAACGACATTGCCTACTGATCAAGTGAACTGTCGTAGGGGAAACGAAGTActtgttttttaaatcattcgaaaaactgatttaaaaatttctttcgagttcaccaactcaatttttttgacaaaaatttgatcattcaaaaaatttactgataagAAATCCGCCAAGTCGTCGTTTTGATCGATCATCGCCTCGTTAGTACCGAATAAGGTACACAGAGCGCGTACCTAATGATATTCGAACACCTGATTGGTTGATTCAGAAAATTACGTCTTCTCATTGGATGAaatcattacctacctaaaatacgGTAACCTACCAACACGCTGGAAAAGTCGATAATCGAAATAAAACATCGCAAAAAATACACGCATGGATTCTGCTGCAAATACGAAAACACTAAAAAGGCGCTAACGCTGTGTTtctgtgttttatttttgatagacaaattttttaatttttcaaatcgtcgaAATATATTATAATCATGTTAATATATCAATTATTCGTGTAATATTCCTTGTTTACGATAAATTCGCGTTGTATAAATCGATCATGTGTAGTTGATCTTGGTATCAAGATGATATTGTGAATATCTGCCAGAGACAGTGaacgcaaattttgaaaaatgccaacTCCAAATTCAGGTTTGTATTTAGTTATTTCGATTTAGGTATCTTTAAGTATCGCTCGATTATATTCCTAAAACCCATTTCGAGACTAGTACGTTGCTATAGGGCTTTAGGTATTCCTAGATCTTTCAAAATGTGTAATTAAACCAAATTGGAAAATCATACATAGATAACAGTAGATTATAGCGGGAAACCTTTATATCTTTGAAATCCATTATCACGTAAGCTATTCTAATAGTAATTATTGTCTTATAAAACGCCTAAATTATTATACCTCTTCCTACTTAACTTTTAATGCTAATTTATGCATCGATAATATACCTAGTTCGAATGTAGGTTGTATCCACGTATATTATCAATACTCAAGTACAAATATTTGACCATAACAGTAAATtaattattgttattttattcgttttagaTTCAAATAGCAGTATGGAAATTAGTTCTGCACCTTTAAACGTCGATAGTACGGATGGACTATCTGATTTAATTATGATCAATTCCGGCGATCCTAACCTCGATACATTTTCCGCTTTACCAATCGAATTCGAAACTTCGGATAGTTCGATAGGAACTATAGAATCGGTAGAAGAAACAATCAACATCGAATCAAATATACCAATGTTGACTGATATAGCCGAAGAAACCATTTACGAAACTGAATTCTTCGACGAAAACGTCAGATCGGAAAGTGACAACTGTGATACAAGTTCCAAAACCCAACAAATAGATATCGGTGATATACCCATCGAAGTGATCAGAAGTGACGATAGTATCGAAGAGATTACCGACTTAACCCAATTGAACGATTTTAGTAAATGTAGCGGAACGTCCGATGAATCAGATTCAAAGAATACGTTCATGCTGCGAAATGAAGAATCCATCTGTGATGATAGCAGTAGTGTGAACGAAGAACATATTTATGTTACTTTGTCTTCGGATAATACCACCATCGAAACGACCAATACCATCACTTTGGCTGATACGAAAGATACTTCCAAAAGTACCTACGTTATGGAAAATGTAACCCTTCATAATAATTCTACCGTCGCTGATTCTACGTCCGATACGGTGGAAGTTGTAGTGGGAAACTCTAAACCCAACAATACGTCTATATTCAATATTAGTCCAGTTGTTAGAAAAGTTCCCACATTGGCACCGTTATCTGTTCAGAATACTTCGAAACTTGTGCCAATCAATATCGCTCCGAATTCGCTGAAAAGGCCTGCAGCTATTTCTATCGGGCAACCTTCGCCAAATGTAATTACATACTACAGGTTTATCTACTGTATTCGTGTTAGGATTGACTGAAACGAATCTGTTTTACTTTTCAGCTTCTTACCAAAGTATTGGTGAGCCAAAACTCACGATCGCTGTGCTTGATTCAAAATACCTGCGCGAATCAAAGTCCAGTCAAGTCAATTACATTTGCTCAAGCTCAACAAATGGGTTTAATAGCTGCTGGTGGTAAACTTCACCCTATTAGACCATCAATAACCAAGGTCAGTATACTTGGAATATCGTATCATTCATTTTTGTAACTTGTAATCTACGTTACGAACTTCCTTCTTTAGCCACAGGTCAAACCAAAAGTGGTCGTTAGCAGTGTATCAACAGTCCCTCCAGCTCTTAAGAAAATTCAACCAGTTATAACGAAACCTTCAACGCCTACAAAGATATTACCAGCTCCTCTAGTCTCAACAAATTCTACTACTGCCAGTCAGCCTCAAAAAATCTTCATACGACAGGTTCCTTCGCAATTAATACCTAAGCAACAGACAGGTCAGATGATAACCATATCAAATCTGCAAACTCCCGTCATCTCAAATCACGTCTCACCAAAGAAGCAGGTAAATCATCGTCAGCATCTtcctttgaaattgaattcgaatcattttgtaattattcaatttgtctAGGTGCAATATATTAAACTGGTGAACAACATAGGCAGCACGAATATGCCAACGGTGACCACAGCTAAGACTAAAATACCTCCATTGGTGCCTACGATGACTAAAATAGATAAAGATACGCCTATTATAGTCGCCTCGTCTAATTTCACGACGGCCAGTTTAAATGTTAAAAATGCCACTACTGTTCAAACCTCCAGTACCAGCGGAACTTCCGGTATTACAGTTGTACCCATGTTAACTACAAATGTTGTAAGTCcaagtcaatttttcttctcgttttCATCGACTCGGATCTCTCA contains:
- the LOC135844124 gene encoding protein lin-54 homolog encodes the protein MPTPNSDSNSSMEISSAPLNVDSTDGLSDLIMINSGDPNLDTFSALPIEFETSDSSIGTIESVEETINIESNIPMLTDIAEETIYETEFFDENVRSESDNCDTSSKTQQIDIGDIPIEVIRSDDSIEEITDLTQLNDFSKCSGTSDESDSKNTFMLRNEESICDDSSSVNEEHIYVTLSSDNTTIETTNTITLADTKDTSKSTYVMENVTLHNNSTVADSTSDTVEVVVGNSKPNNTSIFNISPVVRKVPTLAPLSVQNTSKLVPINIAPNSLKRPAAISIGQPSPNLLTKVLVSQNSRSLCLIQNTCANQSPVKSITFAQAQQMGLIAAGGKLHPIRPSITKPQVKPKVVVSSVSTVPPALKKIQPVITKPSTPTKILPAPLVSTNSTTASQPQKIFIRQVPSQLIPKQQTGQMITISNLQTPVISNHVSPKKQVQYIKLVNNIGSTNMPTVTTAKTKIPPLVPTMTKIDKDTPIIVASSNFTTASLNVKNATTVQTSSTSGTSGITVVPMLTTNVKTTPGQRLLLPAVSKSKDTPTQSLLTESKQQKPAGNIVVLPDDVLEKIKGELLQTPIKPKDEIKVEPGKTDVQEPVPDLRSITKSPTKPLETGNGLRSRKPCNCTRSQCLKLYCECFANGEFCNNCNCVSCHNNISHEENRQHAIRSCLDRNPQAFRPKIGKGLVGLSDRRHTKGCHCKRSGCLKNYCECYEAQIPCSENCKCIGCKNVDDMLFATSFTNSFEKSDSQVEFQNLTKNKLTAEINDAVGQSGNSANPRHAFSFVKDQVVEATCQCLLAQAEEVKRRNINVEDGKKYIIEEFGRCLIQIIDCAKKSCDNVSDRYVSS
- the Vps11 gene encoding vacuolar protein sorting-associated protein 11 homolog; its protein translation is MSFLEWRRFNFFDLKRKVDNGNIERVLGNTSITAISAGHGTLTICDSEGVIHLVNRSFQVTTFQGYLIGVYLAAQPKSVPILVTIGEDEEGNEPLIKVWDLEKQDRQGNPVCLKNLRGSSISKQVKASALCVSDSAHVMAVGFTNGAIILFRGNLIRDRAVKQRLIRNGNDRITGLAFKSVGKYSHLFVSTEESVLQYNITIKDREEEVLLDNCGCSLKCSVLADSTIDCPFMVARNDAIYCYSVDGRGPCYAVDGIKVCLQWFRNYLIIVAQDNTDANQSPVTVSSTNSNENGISEKGRYAITVLDIQNKFIVFSSILKEIVAVFSEWGSFYILTKDHNLHHFQEKDLQSKLALLFKKNLYDVSIRIAKNQQYDTDSLTEIFRQYGDHLYSKGDHNGAMDQYIKTIGKLEPSYVIRKFLDSQHIDNLIRYLSALHKQGLATGDHTTLLLNCYTKLNDIHKLKEFILTKDRDIDFDINIAISVCRKSSSEDALILAEKHGLHLWYIKILLEDQRNYSAALQYIAKLEFIEAYEMIMKFGDTLIQHIPSDFTLFLKKLCTCYYPSDTLLLDQDDQETAHQANPQDFIHLFLNHSDKMVEFLEYLTQFSSKWSSSVYNTLIEHYLHLWFSSTDISEKLLNEQKIMATLQSPEINYDKNQALLLCTIRNFKAGLLFLLEENKQYKEILRYQLNSGNYQDVLSCCRRFGYQEPSLWVTALRSASNDSFFPSDILCEILAVIEKEHLLAPLQVVEIVSKSKSLSVGDVKNYFLSVLKTESKVIDEEDSLIKKYQVETQNMREHIEKIKNSSILFQGAFCSMCKSRLELPSVHFLCQHSFHQHCYQTYMDRENECIVCLPNNQKILGVIKSQEQGRDLHETFHSQLERAEDPFSLIADYIGRNIFSKVTVDPELTRQLQKPFKAMLRSKPEQPSISRAPRDTAEENKNTNEFKTNKEDKSKMSTLEANISPLRESPVHMYAGDSLMGAVENKSTQPATSTNPFDEYDEEKNPFFGDEEEQDDDGYDKRLNPFA